The DNA window CCTTGGCTATCCATATGACCTCTGGGGTCTCGTTGGGCGGTATGTACTTGAAGGCCTGGAAGGAGTAGTACCCGTCATGGCCGCCGAGGGCCCTGCCAGCGTAGGTAACGAGTATTGGATGATGCACTTGCGTTGGGTGAGGCACCGGCCCCGCCTGGTAGCTCCTGTGGGCCGCCGGCCCCAGGGCCCCTGCTGGCGCAGCTGCCAGGAGCGACAGCGCGAGCAGGGCTGCTAACGCAAGAACGTGTGCCCTCAACTTATCCCACCAACCTCTGTGCCTCCAATGCTCCCACGGCAGGAGGAAAAAATAAACGTTTTTATGAAGTCGGCAGGCATGGCGGGCCCGCCGGGATTTGAACCCGGGACCACCAGCTCCGGAGGCTGGCGCGCTGATCCTGGCTGCGCCACGGGCCCAGCTACCCTCGCCCGTGAAGGTTAAATAGGCCTAGGCCTTGGTCCACCATCAGAACATGCTGCCGTTGCCTCCTGCAATCATTGGGTTCCCCTCCAAGAGATGCTGCCTGTGTAGCAGTTTATGTAGGGCTTCACCACTCAGTAGTAGCCCAGCTGAATCACATGTAGAAGTAGAGGCTCACCGCCAGGTCCTCGGCCTGCCTGAACAAGGGCATGGCGGCCGTGGCGTTCGTCAGCTGTGCATGAGCTCAGGGCTGGCGGGCTCAGCGACAGCTGCACAGCTGACGTAGTAGTGTGCTGCTGTGTTGCTGATGTACTGTGGTGCAGAGCAGGCCAACAGCGAAGGCTACCATAACAAACCACAGGAACAGTCAGGACGGACCTATCAAGGGAGGCCTGGAGGGCCTTCGGGCGAAGGGACGCAGCCTTAAATGAGTTCACCGCCCCAAAGCCTCCAAAGGGCCGCCAGGGCGATGAAGGGCGGCCTATTAAGCATATCACTGCCTTGAGTACTTGCAGTCCTGGACGGGGTAGAAGAGGTCTGAGATGTTAACGTAGGTGCTGTTGAGGGGCACGAGGTAGGGCACGAACTCCAATGCGCAGGGCAAATCCTGGCGTGCCCTGCTTAGCCCGCGCCAACTTTCTGGGCACCTTAAATGATGAAAAAGAGGGGAGAGGCTTCTCTTGAACCAGGACCAGCTTAGCTAACGGCACTTGTGTGGGCGTATAAGGCTCTCTAACCAAACGTATAGAATATAGAAAGTAGTAGGTAATTAAAACTAAACATTCGAAATTTTTATAAGATGGATTCGAAATTTTTATAAGATGGCAGGGAGGATCGTAGGACTAGCGGTGGTCAGCCTTTGCGCCTGAGTCTAGTAATGAGAGGGTGAGCGACCCTCCCACGGCAGGGCCCACGCTTAGGAGGTCCCTTACTCTGCTTGACGTCTTTATGTTAGGCATAAGCGGCATGGTAGGCTCTGGCTGGCTCTTCTCAGCCCTAGGCGCGGTTGGCTTCATGGGGCCCGCCGCGGTGCTCTCGTGGATTATAGCGGGCATATTCTTCTCCTTCATGGTCTTCGGCTTCGCCGAGCTCGGGGGCCTCTTCCCGTTCACCGGCTCCCTGGCGAGGTACAACCACTACACCCACGGCACGCTAAGCAACTACATGCTGGCCTGGGCATACTTCATAGGGGCCGCGACGACCATCAGCGTAGAGGCAGTTGCCATAGTTGAGTACTCGAGCGAGTACCTGCCCTGGGTCTGGAACAGCAAGGTTGGGGTTCTCACCCCTGTAGGGGTTGCCATAACGGCCGGCCTCATACTTGTGTTCTTCGCCATCCACTTCCTCGGGGTGCAGGTCTTTGGCTGGTTCAACAGGGTTGTCACGGCCTGGAAGCTCACGGTGCCGACTCTCACCGTGGTACTCCTGATGCTGCTCTACTTCCACACGAAGAACTTCACAGGCGCCCCAGGGGGCTTCTTCCCCTACGGCACCGCGGCTGTCTTCGGCGGCATGATAACGACTGGCATAGTCTGGGCGTACGAGGGCTTCAGGCAGAGCCTTGAGTACGCCGGCGAGACGAAGAACCCGCAGAGGGACGTGCCGCTTGGCACCCTCCTTGCGCTGGCCGTTACCATAGTCCTCTACATCCTCATAGAGCTGGCCTTCATAGGCGGCGTAAACTGGCAGAGCGCTGGTATTGCCTTCGGCAACTGGAGCGGCCTGGCGAGCAGCTCCTGGGAGGCGCACCCGTTCTACTCTGAGCTCGTGGCCACCGGGGTCCCTGTGCTCGTGGGCTTTGCCATAGTGCTCCTCATAGACGCCGTCCTCTCGCCGCTCGGCACCCTCGCCACTTACGCGGGCTCGAGCGGCAGGAACATATACGGCATGGCAAGGGTGGGCTACATACCTGAATTCTTCGCAAGGATTCACCCGAGGTTCAAGAGCCCCTGGGTGGCCCTCCTGGTGTCAACAGTCATAGCAGTGGCGTTCCTATTTCCCTTCCCGACCTGGTATGCCATAATGTCTATCTCTGCCCTCGCGACGGTCTACAACTACATCTCGGTTGGCGTCACGAACCACGCCCTGAGGAGGCTGGCGCCTGACCTCAAGAGGCCCTACAGGCCGCCGGCCTGGTACTTGTTCTACCCGCTGGGGTTCATAGCCGCGGTCATGCTGGTCTACTGGTCGGGCTGGAGCCTGGTCAACACCGTGGTGGAGCTTGTAGTGATCGGCCTGCCCCTCCTCCTGCTGGGCCCCTACAGGAGGGAGCTCGGGCTCTCAACTGGGGCGGCCGCGGCCATCGCCGGCTCCCTCTGGGCGGCCTCAGCAGCAACAATAGCCGCCTACTACATGGTCCTTGAAGGCTGGGGCCTGCTGGGCTTCGCAATATACTGGGCCGCCCTGTCCCTGATACAGGTCGCGGCCCTGCTGGTCATACAGTTCATAGCACATCACCCCGACGTCAAGGGCGCCGTGTGGATAGTTGTCTTCAACATAGTCATTGGCGTAATATCATATACAGGCTCCCTCGGCCCCCTGTCGCAGCCCCTAATACCTTACCCCATGGACTACATAGTCATGGCTGTCGCTGCCATCGGCGTCTACTTCCTCGGGGTCTACACTGCCTATGAGACCAAGGACTTGAAGATGGTGAAGGAGAGGGGGCTGCCCGTTGAGTGATTTTTTTGGCTTCGCATGTTAACTAAATACATAATCTATAGCCCTCTCTTAGCACACTTTTGATTTTTAATTTGGTTTTTAACAAACTTCATTAAAGGTCCTAATAAAACGTTGCACTTTAATTAGCAGAAATACATAACTGTATACTGAGGGGGATCCCTTTGGCCCAGAGGGTCAGCTACTTTGAGTGGATGTTACAGGTGCTCGAGAGGGCCATAAAGATGGACAACTTGCCCTACGAGCTCTACAAGGTGCTGAGCAGGCCTGAGAGGGTGCTGACGGTCAGCATACCAGTCAGGATGGACGACGGGAGGCTGGAGGTCTTCGAGGGCTACAGGGTCCAGTACAGCAGCGCCCTGGGCCCCTACAAGGGGGGCATAAGGTTCCACCCAGAGGTCGACCTGGATACTGACAAGGCCCTCGCCCTGGGCATGACATTGAAGAACGCCCTCAACAACCTGCCGTACGGCGGCGGCAAGGGGGCCGTTAAGGTAGACCCCAAGAGGCTCTCCAAGGGGGAGCTGGAGAGGCTGAGCAGGGGCTACGCCAGGGCCATAGCCCCCCTCATAGGGGACCAGGTTGACATACCTGCCCCGGACGTCGGCACAACGCCCGAGATAATGGCTTGGATGGTCGACGAGTACTCAAGGATCAGGGGCTACAACGTGCCCGGGGTCTTCACGGCCAAGCCGCCGGAGCTCTGGGGCAACCCCGTTAGGGAGTACTCGACAGGCTACGGCGTCGTCGTGGCCGCCAGGGCGGCGGCCGAGAGGTACATGGGAGGCCTGCAGGGCCTCAGGGTGTCAGTCCACGGCTTCGGCAACGTGGGCCAGTACTCAGCCCTGTTCGCCCAGAGGCAGGGAGCCAAGGTAGTCGCGGTGAGCGACACCTCAGGCACGGTGTACGACCCCAACGGCATCGATGTGGAGCTGGCCATGAAGGTCAAGGCCCAGACGGGGAAGGTGATAAACTACCCAAAGGGGGAGAAGATATATGACCCCATGGCCTCCCTCTTCGTTGACGCCGAGGTCCTGATGCCGTCGGCCATAGAGAACGTGATAACTAAGGACAACGCGTCAAAGGTCAGGGCTAAGCTCGTAGTGGAGGGCGCCAACGGGCCGACGACGCCTGAGGCGGAGGCCGAGCTCTACAAGAGGGGCTCCATAGTGGTGCCGGACATCTCGGCCAACGCCGGCGGCGTCGTTATGTCGTACCTTGAGTGGGTCGAGAACCTGCAGTGGTACTGGTGGGACGAGGAGGAGACCCTGAAGAGGCTTGACGCAATAATGACCTCAAACGTTAAGAGGCTCATAGACAGGTACGAGTCCCTCAAGTCGACCAACCCCTCGGCCACCATGAGGGACGCGGCCTTCATACTGGCCCTCGAGAGGGTCTACAGGGCCATGAAGGCCAGAGGATGGCTCTAACGGGCTCCTCAGCCGATTCCCTACGAGCTTTTTCTTTTCCAACTCCGTTTCTCCTTTGTAGCGCCTAGCTGCGTCATGGGCTTAGCGGGCACTAACGCTCAGGGCCATTTTCACTTGGCCCTGTAAGGCCTCCAGCCTAGCATGATTGCGAGTCAGCTAAGGCTGCGCGGCCCGTCAACTAACCTTTTAGAGGTAGTCCCACACGCCCCTGCCCTTGTAGTTGTACACTATAGACTTGTAGGCGGTGACGAAGTCTATGGTGTACCCTATGCCCTCCCTCCCTATGCCTGAGTCCTTCATGCCGCCGAAGGGGTAGTTGTTGATGTAGACGGCCCCCACCTCAAGCTGCCTGGCCGCCCTCCTTATCTTTGAGAGGTCGCTGCCGAATATCGCCGCGTCAAGGCCGTACCTCCTCCCGTTGGCAAGGGCTATGGCCTCGTCGAGGTCCCTGACCTTAACTATAGCTGCTATGGAGGCGAACACCTCCTTGTTGTACATGTAGAGCTCCGGCAGCCTCGAGGCGTCAACCTCTATGAGAGTGGGCTTTATGTAGTTAGGGCCCAGCTCCTCAACCTTCTTCCCGCCGTGGAGCACCCTGCCGCCCTTTGACACGGCGTCCATAGCCCTTTAAGGTAAAATAGGGCTACGCCTTGACCCACCACCAGAATATGTTGTCGTTGCCCCCCGCTATCATTGGGTTCTCCTCCCACGTCACTGTCCCCAAGTAGCCAGCCATGTAGGGCTTGACCACCCAGTAGCTGTTGGGCTGAATAGTGTAGACATAGAAGTACAGCTGCACCGCAAGGTCCTCGGCCTGCCTGAACAGGTGTATTGAGGCCGTGGCGTTGGTGAGCTCGACGCCGTCGGCCTCGGCCATCAGGTCCTGCAGCTCCTGATACTCCATGGCCTCCTGCCAGAGCAGCTTGCCGATCTGGGGCTCAAGGCTCGGGCTAAGCCCTGGCCAGCTTATCTTAGAGGCGTTGAAGTAGGCGCTGAGGTTCTCCAGGTAGGTGACGTTCCAGCCGTCCGGGTCAGCCCAGACCATGCCAGTGTACTGGGCGTTCATCATGTCTGACGCCAGCGGGTAGTCGGCCACGTAGCCGCTATTCCAGATAGCCATGGGGTTCAGGTCAGGGACCCAGTATGAGAGCATGAGGGGCCACGGGAGGTAGAGCGGCACCGCGTTTATGTTTGGGTCTATGTTGTGGAGCGCCTGGGCCCACATCTCGGCAGCCGTGTAGTCAGTGGTGTCGCCGCTCTGGATCACTATCGGGAAGTAAACGCTTATGTTGTAGAAGCCGCTCTCCTCAAGCAGCCACTTTGCGTATGTCAGGTTGAAGGTCGGGCAGCCTGTCAGCTCCGACGGGGGTATGTATATGTCCAGGCCCCTTATTATGGCCCCGCAGTATGGGCTCCCGAAGTTGAAGTGGTACTTGGCGTTGCCAACTATGTCATTTATGTACTGGGTATAGTTGAAGGCGTAGGCGAAGGCCTCCCTCACAAGCGGGTTGGCGAAGTACCAGCTGGGGATGTTAAAGGACGGGTTGAGCTGGTGCAGTAGGGTCTCGTTGACCTGGAGGTCGAAGCCGAAGAACTCCTCCAGCAGGCTCGGGGACTCATAAACCTTGGCCTCCCCCTCACTCTCAAGCTGCAGCAGCTTAGGTATGAAGCTGTCGGGCAGGCTAACCACTATGTCGGCCTGCCCTGAGGCGAACGTCTCATATGCCGTCACGGGGTCCTTGACCCAGTATATGACTATGGTGTCGTTGGGCCTCGGCACGTAGGTTATGTTGGTCGGCCAGTACGGGTTCGGCTTGAGGACTATGCTCTGGCCTGGAGCGTAGGCCGCTATGTAGTAGGGCCCCGTCGCCATGGGGTCCCACCTGACCTGCTCGTTGTAGTCCCACTCGTTGGCCGTCTGCTCGTACTGGTAGAAGGCCTCGGCCAGCTGGGTGTAGTTGTGGTCGTAGAGGCCCGTGAAGTTTATGCCGTCTCCAACCTCCTCAAGCCACTTTGCGTCAAGTATGCCTGGCCCCCAGGCCTCGGCGAGGGCTGTGAAGAACACCTGAGGGGCCACCGGCCTAATTAGGTGGAAAGTCACGGTGTCCGTCGTGTTACTGTATGTTATGGCGTCCACTATCTCCTCAGCCCCCTGGGTGTCATTGGGCGACGTAACTATGAACGTGAACGGCGTGTAGTTCGGTATGAGGTACTGGGCCAGTATCCAGCCCCTCGTCGCTGGCGCGCCCCCTGCGAGCAGCAGGTCCCTCACTAGGCTGTACCACACGTCATAAGCTGTTATCGGGTCGCCGTTTGCCGCCCTGAGGCCGGGCCTCACCTTGAACACGTACACTGTGTAGTTAGGCGATATTGCGCCGTACTCGTACCTTGCGGTCACGTTGCTCCAGTTGCCCACCGTGGGCAGGTACTCGGCCGCCATGGGTATGAACTCAGTCGTGTAGGGGCCATCGTAGAGCAGGAGGGAGGCGAAGATGTTATCTATGACCTCAAAGCTTGTGGTGTCGTAGGCTATCGCCGGGTCGAAGCTAAACGGCCCTCCAGGCACGTTCTCGGCCGCTATTATTGTGCCCGGGTCCGGCACCGACGCCTGGGGGCTGAACAGCGAGAACGGCTCAGCCCGGGAGCTCACGGCTATGGTGTAACAGGACGTGTAGTTGTAGGTCGCGCCGCTGCTGACGTTCTCAGTAACTATGGTGAGGCAGACCGTGTAAAGGCCAGGCCTAGCATACATGGCAGTAACAGGGTTGACCTTGGGCTCCAGGTAGCTCACGTTGCCTGAGCCCGTCAGGGCCACCTGCTCGGCGTAGCCTGTGCCGTTGACCGAGGGCACAGCTGTGACGGTGCCGTTGCCGAGGTCCCACACGTATTTATCTATAGTCATGTTGGCCCCCGACGGCGGCTGGAGGAAGCCCGCGCTGAGGCTGACCGGCTGGTCCACGTTAGCCACGAAGGTAGAGGGCGCCACGATAGGCACAGTTATGAGCTGGGCGAAGCTCTCGTTGAGCTGAGGCGGCGCCACAGTTATCTGTATAAGGTTGCCCTGGGAGCTGCCGACAAGCCTGCCCTTGTAGTAGATGGCGTAGTAGACGAGGTACCTGCCAGGGTGCCTGTAGACCACCGTTGCGTAGCCGCTCGTGGAGTTGACCACAGAGCCGTTGCCAACGTAGAAGAGCACGTAGCTGCCCGGGGAAGCTGTAAATGAGCCCACGGACAGCTCCAGGGGCTGCCCGGCTATCGCTGTGTATGTGCTGGGCGCCGGCGGGCTCATGGAGAGCTGAGCGGGCGTCGTGGATGTGTGCTGCGTCAACGACCTGTGGTACAGGAGCGCGCCAGCGGCAAGGGAGGCTACTACAACAACCACAAGGGCCGCGAGGAGGGACCTACCAATGGAGGCCCTCGAGGGCCTCCAGGCGAAGCCACACCACCTTAAACGACTCCACCGCCCTCACACCTCTCTGGGCTATCCGACGATGCTAGGGAAGACCTTTTAAGCTTAACGCTTGGCCCCCTGGCTAATGGGAAGATAAGGGGGCCGCTGAAGAAGTACCCATCGGGGCGCTATCGACAGAGGCCGTGGCAATCGTGGAGCACTCAAGCAAGTACCTGCCCTGGGTGTGGAACAGCAGGGCAGGCGTCCTGACGTAGCCCCTCTCCCTAATGTGGTCTATCCAGAGACCCCCTTAGCTGGCCTCTGCACGAGGGGAACGTCGACCCTTATCACCTCGCTGGCGTCGACCCCTCCCTGCCCTAACTAATATCGTGTCCCCAGGGCCAACCGCGAGGGAGCCGTCTATTAGCTTCCACCTCCTCCATGCCGGGGGCGTAGGCTTAGGACTTATGCCTCTTCGGGGCCGTAGCCGCCGCCCCCTGGGGTCTCTATTATCACCTCGTCGCCAGGCCCCAGCTCCAGGGTCACTGTGGGCACCACCTCCTCGACCCTGCCGTCAGCCCTAACCACTTTCACCCTGGCGGGCTCCCCAGGCGAGCCACTGGCGATCCCCCATGGCCTGTGCCTGAACCTGCTGGCCATTATCGAGAGCCTGGCCGGCGCCGTCACCCTGAACGACCTAACTATGCCGTCCCCTCCCCTGTACTTCCCTTTGCCCCCGCTGCCATCCCTCACCCTGTACGACGTGAACACGATGGGGTATGAGGCCTCCGCCACCTCAATGGGAGTGTTCATGGTGTTCGTCATGTTCGTGTGGACGGCCGAGACGCCGTCCCCGTTAGGCCTTGCCCCCGAGCCTCCGCCGATGGTCTCGTAGTAGGCCCAGGTCCTGCCTGTCCTTGGGTCCACCCCTCCTATCATCACGTTCATCATGGTGCCAGAAGAGGCCGCCGGGACCCTGTCGGGCATCGCGCTTGAGAGCGCCCTCAGGATCACGTCAACTATCCTCTGGCTCGTCTCGAGGTTGCCTCCCGCGACGGGGGCAGGCGGCCTGGCGTTAAGCATGGAGCCCTCTGGGGCGAGGACGTTAATCATTGAGTAGAGGCCCTCGTTGACCGGGACCTCGGACCTCATGAGCGACCTAATGGCGAAGGAGGAGGCGGCGTAGGTCACGCCGAAGACGGCGTTCAGGGGCCTCTGGACCTGGGGCGGGGCGCTGAGCTCAACCCTGACCACCTCGCCTATAGTGACCCTAGCGCCTATCGTTACGTCATCGCCCTCTGATGGGCCAACCTCAAGGACGTCAGAGGCCTCGAAGGTCCCCCTTGGCCAGCCCTCAAGCTCCCTCCTGACGAGCTCCCTGGCGTACTCAATGGACCTCCTCCAGCCTGAGGTCACCTGGTCAAGGCCGTACCTCCCTATGAGCTCCCTCACCCTGGCGACTCCAGTTAGGTTAGCCGCCACCTGGGCGCTCAGGTCGCCCTCCGCCGCCTCAGGGGCCTTCACGTTAGCTAGGTAGAGCCTCACGACGTCCTTCCTTATGGTGCCTCCCTCGACGAGCTTAGTTGGGGGTATGATGAGGCCTTCCTCATATATTGTTGAGGCCTGGGGGTTTATGCTGCCGAAGGCGGGGCCGCCGACGTCTACGTGGTGCGCCTTGTTGACCACGTACGCCACTAGCCTGCCGTTAAGGTAAACTGGCGCCATCACGGTTACGTCGTTAAGGTGGGTCCCAGTTATGTAGGGGTCGTTCGAGAACAGCATGTCCCCCTCCTCGAGCTCAATTCCCTCCTTCTCCATGACCTTTAGGAGGTTCTTGACGCCAACCCTCAGGGAGCCGAGGTGGACAGGTATGTGCTCCGCCTGGGCGACTACGTTGCCCTCTGGGTCTACCACGGCGCAGCTGTGGTCGGCCCTCTCCCTTATGTTGGGGGAGAGGGCTGACCTCCTGAGAGCTACCCCCATCTCCTCGGCTATGAAGGCCGTGGCCCTATGGACCACTTCCCATGAGGTCAAGCAGGTCACCTCCTCATTATGAAGGCCCTCATGGGGCCCACCTCGCCCCTCCAGCCCCTCGGCACAACTATGGTCGAGCTGTACTCCTCCACGATGGCCGGCCCCTCGACCCTGAAGCCCTTGGGCAGCTCCTCCCTCCTGTAGACGGGCACCTCGTCCCAGGAGCCCGATATGTAGGTCCTCCTGTACGCTATCGGCCTCGCCTCGCCCCCCTCCCTGGCCTCCCCGAGGCTGACCCTGGTCCTCCTTATCACGGCAAACACCCTTGCGGCCACGACCTCCACAGGCCTGTCAAGGGTGAAGCCGTAGGCCTCCCTGTGGGCCCTCTCAAAGGCCTCCCTGACAGACCCAGGGCTGAGATCCTGGGGCGCCCTTATCGTGAGCTCCCAGCCCTGCCCCTGGTACCTCACGTCGAGGAGCCTGATGAAGTAGTCCACGCGGCCCAGCCTTTTCATTAGGTCGCCCTCAAGCTCGGCGAACGCCCCCTCAAGGTCTCCTGGGAACGGCCTCCTGGCCTCGTACTTCAAGTCGGCCATCAGCAGGCCAAGGGCGCTGAAGAGCCCCGGCTCAGGGGGAACTATGACCCTCCTTGAGCCAACCTCCTCAGCGAGCTCAGTAGCGTGCTGAGGGCCGGCGCCTCCGAAGGCAATTATCGAGAACTCCGAGGGGTCGAGGCCCCTCTCAACTGTTACAAGCCTTATGGCCCTGGCCATCTCGAGGTTTGCGAGCTCAACGGCCTGGGAGGCCACGGCCTCTGGGTCGCCTAGCCTTGAGAGGGCCTGAAGCGCCAGCTCGGGCCTGAGCCTTATGAGGCCTCCCGCCAGCTCGGTCGGCAGCCTGCCCAGGGCCAGGTTCGCGTCAGTGAGCGTTGCCCTGTCGCCCCCCATGCCATATGAGGCCGGCCCAGGGTCGGCGCCAGCGCTTAAGGGCCCTACCCTCAGAGCCCCTGCCTCGTCCCTCCATATTATCGTGCCGCCCCCCGCCGAGACCTCCGCCAGGTCGACGAACGGAAACTTCACCGGGTAGCCTGAGCCCCTCACGACCCTGCCGTAGTGCACCTCTCCCCCTACCTCGTACTCCGTCGTCACCTCGACATCGCCGTTGACTATTGAGCTAGCCTTAGCCGTCGTGCCCCCCATGTCGAAGCCTATGGCCATGTTGACCTCGAGCTCCCTTGACAGGGCGGCGGCCGCTATGGCCCCCGCGGCGGGGCCTGACTCTATCAGCTGAACCGGCCTGAGGGAGGCCTCCTCAACGTCAACGAGGCCCCCGGCGCTGGACATGACGCTCAGCGACGAGGCCCCTAAGCCCGAAAGGGATCCCCAGAGGCCCTCGAGGTACCTTGAGACTATTGGCCTGAGGACAGCGTTGACCACGGCCGTTGAGGTCCTCTCGTACTCCCTCAGCTCAGGGGCGACCTCAGAGGAGGCCGTCACGTACCTGAGCCTGCGCGAGAGGACCTCCTTGGCCTTCAGCTCGTTTGAGGGGTTGCGGTAGGAGTTCAGGAAAGAGATGGCTGCCGAGACGACGCCCCTCCTCACCATGTCTTCAGCGACCCTCTCCAGCTCACCCTCATCCACGGGCCTCTCAACAGTGCCGTCGGCCAGGGTCCTCTCGCTTACCTCGTACCTGAGCTCCCTAGGCACCAGCTGCCTTGGCCTGCTGAAGAAGAGGTTGTAGAGCTGCGGCCTGTTCTGCCTCCCTATCTCAATTACGTCCCTGAAGCCCCTCGTGGTGACCAGGGCCGTCCTGGGCAGCTCAAGGCCTACCTGGCCCAGGAGCGAGTTGGTGGCTATGGTGGTGGCGTGGAGTACCTCGAAGGGGGCCTCAGGCGAGACAGCCTTAAGGCCGTCTATGACCCCCCTCTCCGGCTCCCTGGGCGTCGTTGGGACCTTTGAGAGCCTCAGCCTCCCAGACTCGTCAAGGTAGACTACGTCAGTGAACGTGCCGCCCACGTCAACAGCGGCGACGCGCAAGCAGCTGAGCCCTCTCAGGGCTAGCGCAGGACGACAAAATAGCCGCTTAGCCTTGCCCTAAGGAGGGCAAAATGGATGTCGTTATCAGAGAGCTGAGGTGGGCGACGCAGATGCCTTATCTCCAACTACTATACTCATTACTAAACTAGGCCAAGGAGGGCCCCCTTTCGGTATGACCTAGCCTCCCCAGAGGCCAGACCTCCCTCTAGGGCATCGGCTTTAGGCCTGGGGCCTGTAGCTGAGCGTTAAACTCCTGGCATCAGCGGGCAGCAGGGAAAGTGCATGGAGATACTGGTGATAGGTGGCGGAGCCGCTGGCATGTCGGCCGCCTCCTGGGCCAGGAGGAAGGCGCCCGAGGCCAGGATAACCGTCCTCGAGAGGACCAACATAATAAGC is part of the Acidilobus sp. 7A genome and encodes:
- a CDS encoding APC family permease yields the protein MSDPPTAGPTLRRSLTLLDVFMLGISGMVGSGWLFSALGAVGFMGPAAVLSWIIAGIFFSFMVFGFAELGGLFPFTGSLARYNHYTHGTLSNYMLAWAYFIGAATTISVEAVAIVEYSSEYLPWVWNSKVGVLTPVGVAITAGLILVFFAIHFLGVQVFGWFNRVVTAWKLTVPTLTVVLLMLLYFHTKNFTGAPGGFFPYGTAAVFGGMITTGIVWAYEGFRQSLEYAGETKNPQRDVPLGTLLALAVTIVLYILIELAFIGGVNWQSAGIAFGNWSGLASSSWEAHPFYSELVATGVPVLVGFAIVLLIDAVLSPLGTLATYAGSSGRNIYGMARVGYIPEFFARIHPRFKSPWVALLVSTVIAVAFLFPFPTWYAIMSISALATVYNYISVGVTNHALRRLAPDLKRPYRPPAWYLFYPLGFIAAVMLVYWSGWSLVNTVVELVVIGLPLLLLGPYRRELGLSTGAAAAIAGSLWAASAATIAAYYMVLEGWGLLGFAIYWAALSLIQVAALLVIQFIAHHPDVKGAVWIVVFNIVIGVISYTGSLGPLSQPLIPYPMDYIVMAVAAIGVYFLGVYTAYETKDLKMVKERGLPVE
- a CDS encoding Glu/Leu/Phe/Val dehydrogenase gives rise to the protein MAQRVSYFEWMLQVLERAIKMDNLPYELYKVLSRPERVLTVSIPVRMDDGRLEVFEGYRVQYSSALGPYKGGIRFHPEVDLDTDKALALGMTLKNALNNLPYGGGKGAVKVDPKRLSKGELERLSRGYARAIAPLIGDQVDIPAPDVGTTPEIMAWMVDEYSRIRGYNVPGVFTAKPPELWGNPVREYSTGYGVVVAARAAAERYMGGLQGLRVSVHGFGNVGQYSALFAQRQGAKVVAVSDTSGTVYDPNGIDVELAMKVKAQTGKVINYPKGEKIYDPMASLFVDAEVLMPSAIENVITKDNASKVRAKLVVEGANGPTTPEAEAELYKRGSIVVPDISANAGGVVMSYLEWVENLQWYWWDEEETLKRLDAIMTSNVKRLIDRYESLKSTNPSATMRDAAFILALERVYRAMKARGWL
- a CDS encoding ABC transporter substrate-binding protein; the protein is MSPPAPSTYTAIAGQPLELSVGSFTASPGSYVLFYVGNGSVVNSTSGYATVVYRHPGRYLVYYAIYYKGRLVGSSQGNLIQITVAPPQLNESFAQLITVPIVAPSTFVANVDQPVSLSAGFLQPPSGANMTIDKYVWDLGNGTVTAVPSVNGTGYAEQVALTGSGNVSYLEPKVNPVTAMYARPGLYTVCLTIVTENVSSGATYNYTSCYTIAVSSRAEPFSLFSPQASVPDPGTIIAAENVPGGPFSFDPAIAYDTTSFEVIDNIFASLLLYDGPYTTEFIPMAAEYLPTVGNWSNVTARYEYGAISPNYTVYVFKVRPGLRAANGDPITAYDVWYSLVRDLLLAGGAPATRGWILAQYLIPNYTPFTFIVTSPNDTQGAEEIVDAITYSNTTDTVTFHLIRPVAPQVFFTALAEAWGPGILDAKWLEEVGDGINFTGLYDHNYTQLAEAFYQYEQTANEWDYNEQVRWDPMATGPYYIAAYAPGQSIVLKPNPYWPTNITYVPRPNDTIVIYWVKDPVTAYETFASGQADIVVSLPDSFIPKLLQLESEGEAKVYESPSLLEEFFGFDLQVNETLLHQLNPSFNIPSWYFANPLVREAFAYAFNYTQYINDIVGNAKYHFNFGSPYCGAIIRGLDIYIPPSELTGCPTFNLTYAKWLLEESGFYNISVYFPIVIQSGDTTDYTAAEMWAQALHNIDPNINAVPLYLPWPLMLSYWVPDLNPMAIWNSGYVADYPLASDMMNAQYTGMVWADPDGWNVTYLENLSAYFNASKISWPGLSPSLEPQIGKLLWQEAMEYQELQDLMAEADGVELTNATASIHLFRQAEDLAVQLYFYVYTIQPNSYWVVKPYMAGYLGTVTWEENPMIAGGNDNIFWWWVKA
- a CDS encoding hydantoinase B/oxoprolinase family protein, which translates into the protein MTSWEVVHRATAFIAEEMGVALRRSALSPNIRERADHSCAVVDPEGNVVAQAEHIPVHLGSLRVGVKNLLKVMEKEGIELEEGDMLFSNDPYITGTHLNDVTVMAPVYLNGRLVAYVVNKAHHVDVGGPAFGSINPQASTIYEEGLIIPPTKLVEGGTIRKDVVRLYLANVKAPEAAEGDLSAQVAANLTGVARVRELIGRYGLDQVTSGWRRSIEYARELVRRELEGWPRGTFEASDVLEVGPSEGDDVTIGARVTIGEVVRVELSAPPQVQRPLNAVFGVTYAASSFAIRSLMRSEVPVNEGLYSMINVLAPEGSMLNARPPAPVAGGNLETSQRIVDVILRALSSAMPDRVPAASSGTMMNVMIGGVDPRTGRTWAYYETIGGGSGARPNGDGVSAVHTNMTNTMNTPIEVAEASYPIVFTSYRVRDGSGGKGKYRGGDGIVRSFRVTAPARLSIMASRFRHRPWGIASGSPGEPARVKVVRADGRVEEVVPTVTLELGPGDEVIIETPGGGGYGPEEA
- a CDS encoding hydantoinase/oxoprolinase family protein, which translates into the protein MRVAAVDVGGTFTDVVYLDESGRLRLSKVPTTPREPERGVIDGLKAVSPEAPFEVLHATTIATNSLLGQVGLELPRTALVTTRGFRDVIEIGRQNRPQLYNLFFSRPRQLVPRELRYEVSERTLADGTVERPVDEGELERVAEDMVRRGVVSAAISFLNSYRNPSNELKAKEVLSRRLRYVTASSEVAPELREYERTSTAVVNAVLRPIVSRYLEGLWGSLSGLGASSLSVMSSAGGLVDVEEASLRPVQLIESGPAAGAIAAAALSRELEVNMAIGFDMGGTTAKASSIVNGDVEVTTEYEVGGEVHYGRVVRGSGYPVKFPFVDLAEVSAGGGTIIWRDEAGALRVGPLSAGADPGPASYGMGGDRATLTDANLALGRLPTELAGGLIRLRPELALQALSRLGDPEAVASQAVELANLEMARAIRLVTVERGLDPSEFSIIAFGGAGPQHATELAEEVGSRRVIVPPEPGLFSALGLLMADLKYEARRPFPGDLEGAFAELEGDLMKRLGRVDYFIRLLDVRYQGQGWELTIRAPQDLSPGSVREAFERAHREAYGFTLDRPVEVVAARVFAVIRRTRVSLGEAREGGEARPIAYRRTYISGSWDEVPVYRREELPKGFRVEGPAIVEEYSSTIVVPRGWRGEVGPMRAFIMRR